A DNA window from Carnobacterium funditum DSM 5970 contains the following coding sequences:
- a CDS encoding DNA alkylation repair protein: MGKKLVSYYDLSYATDIANKLKCSDSKFDAEIFLDYLNTNLGSETFLARQDLYVNAFELALNIEYKDYLELFKSIWGSELKKETGMFTEGWWLWPIGRFVERHANEDPIASYIFIKEFTKRQTGEYAIRPLLIQHTELTMKTMLTWSTDQNVHVRRLASEGIRIHLPWAPKTVAALDYFDIYKTILTNLKNDTSKFIQKSVGNNLNDLYKENQSLADEMINSWKEDELTAATKWIIKHGQRRL; encoded by the coding sequence GTGGGAAAAAAATTAGTAAGCTATTATGATTTAAGTTATGCGACTGATATTGCAAATAAACTTAAATGTTCAGATAGTAAATTTGATGCAGAAATTTTTTTAGACTACTTAAATACAAATCTTGGAAGTGAAACCTTTCTTGCAAGACAAGATTTGTATGTAAATGCTTTTGAACTAGCACTTAATATTGAGTACAAAGATTATCTGGAATTGTTTAAATCCATTTGGGGTAGCGAACTTAAGAAAGAAACAGGTATGTTTACAGAGGGTTGGTGGCTTTGGCCAATAGGTCGCTTTGTTGAACGACATGCAAACGAAGACCCAATCGCTTCATATATTTTTATTAAAGAGTTTACAAAGAGACAGACGGGTGAATATGCTATAAGACCACTGCTGATACAACATACTGAATTAACTATGAAAACCATGTTAACATGGAGTACTGATCAAAACGTTCATGTAAGAAGATTAGCGAGTGAAGGGATAAGAATTCATTTACCATGGGCGCCAAAGACAGTAGCAGCACTCGACTATTTTGATATATACAAAACTATACTAACTAACCTCAAGAATGATACTTCAAAATTCATACAAAAAAGTGTAGGAAACAATTTAAATGATCTATACAAGGAAAATCAATCACTTGCAGATGAAATGATTAATTCTTGGAAAGAAGATGAACTTACAGCTGCTACTAAATGGATTATAAAACATGGACAAAGGCGATTGTAA